In Camelus dromedarius isolate mCamDro1 chromosome 24, mCamDro1.pat, whole genome shotgun sequence, one genomic interval encodes:
- the MSLN gene encoding mesothelin: MALQTARTPLESCGTSTHGSLLLLLLGLGWMLPSRAQAADTGLGLTTSWLQHTSRDQSWPQPELTVIIPRARRGTEKKACPPGWKAQVVDEKLIFYEEWELEACVDGALLAAQMDRVNLIPFTYQQLHIFKRKLDEFYPQGYPESLIQHLRYFFLSVTPEDIHKWNVTSLETVKSLLEVTKGHKMDAQVAALIARYVVRGGQLDKATLETLATLHPTYLCLLSPEQLGSMSLNVVWVTRPQDLDACSPQQIAVLYPKARIVFKNMTGSEYFENIKPYLGGAPMEDLRALSQQNINMDLATFKKLQTEAVLPLTIAEVQKLLGPNLVGLKAEKGNSLMRDWISRQSQDDLDSLGLGLRGGIPNGYLVLNFSVREALSGGPHLLGPGPVLTVTSNLLLAFILS, translated from the exons ATGGCTTTGCAGACTGCTCGAACCCCACTGGAGTCCTGTGGGACCTCAACTCATGGCAGCCTCCTGCTCCTGCTTCTCGGCCTCG GGTGGATGTTACCTTCCAGGGCCCAGGCTGCAGACACGGGATTG GGCCTCACGACTTCATGGCTGCAGCACACCTCCAGGGACCAGTCCTGGCCACAGCCTGAGCTGACCGTCATCATCCCAAGGGCCCGGCGGGGCACAGAGA AGAAGGCCTGCCCCCCGGGGTGGAAAGCCCAAGTGGTGGATGAAAAACTCATCTTCTACGAGGAGTGGGAGCTGGAGGCCTGTGTGGATGGGGCCCTGCTGGCTGCTCAGATGGACCGGGTGAACTTGATACCTTTCACCTACCAGCAGCTCCACATTTTTAAGCGCAAATTGGACGAG TTCTACCCACAGGGATACCCAGAGTCCCTGATCCAGCACCTGAGGTACTTCTTCCTTTCGGTCACCCCCGAGGACATCCACAAGTGGAATGTGACATCCCTGGAGACCGTGAAATCTCTGCTCGAAGTTACCAAAGGACACAAGATGGATGCTCAG GTGGCTGCCCTGATTGCCCGCTATGTAGTGAGAGGGGGCCAGCTGGACAAGGCCACCCTGGAGACCCTGGCCACCCTCCACCCTACCTACCTGTGCCTTCTCAGCCCTGAGCAGCTGGGCTCCATGAGCCTCAATGTTGTCTG GGTGACCAGGCCACAGGACCTGGATGCGTGCAGCCCACAGCAGATAGCCGTCCTCTATCCCAAGGCCCGCATTGTCTTCAAGAACATGACAGGGTCTGAATACTTTGAGAATATCAAGCCCTACCTGG GTGGGGCCCCCATGGAGGACCTGCGGGCTCTCAGTCAGCAGAACATAAACATGGACCTAGCCACGTTCAAGAAGCTGCAGACAGAGGCTGTGCTG CCGCTGACCATTGCTGAGGTACAGAAACTTCTGGGCCCAAACCTGGTGGGCCTGAAGGCTGAGAAGGGGAACAGCCTCATGCGGGACTGGATCTCCCGGCAGTCGCAGGATGACCTggacagcctggggctggggctccgcGGCGGCATCCCCAATGGCTACCTGGTTCTGAACTTCAGTGTCCGAG AGGCCCTCTCGGGGGGCCCCCACCTCCTCGGACCAGGACCTGTGCTCACTGTGACCTCAAATCTGCTCCTGGCCTTCATCCTGAGCTGA
- the LOC105098462 gene encoding mesothelin-like protein, which translates to MGPRAGALVSPGLALLVSLTAHCSPPNTKGASQGGLDASRANLWASANTSLLQGFWCQPASQLSRDQLAALIRRMALQQVPLRAWQLSCLANLAARQGLQRDFELHPPDLLLFYDLTQVREANCRAFIHRAAQGDTELLANLPDQRAALQHRALACLGGPRPRLSASDLLLLGVLVCDMDASSIMAADPCVLQNLLRCPRLTATQQFALNRLLASGRTKLGPPGSWNLEGLQALGPLATYISPGLWMQVQEAVGLDFFGSMVAMCREGQLSQRDARRFVTCFLEAKAKLVSSRFKRDTGQTCIRGDITAATLQDNLFLVRYDCSQLESCLGNRMLRANLDPLLQHPLPAECQQVVKTKLAQVYPGGIPEEQLRLIPSLVYLYSCGEIGRWHITSRDTVVALLAPDGALENQTEAILQKFLDHNGTVTGALLVAIGGSRLCWMSPRQIQAIQPSEFRLAGTLDISSCPQSQKNVLYAKAREAFSSARTVAAYYRLMRPYLGGAPVEELRHLAQANVSMDIDTFTNLNPRVLQSLSVGNVTTLLGQNVGDLQKARSHPTISSWLRSLNQSALGELGLDTDPTGPTGPAHSTTGTPSTTPWMPQLAPTSDQPGSDAPSSGSPPAHLGYLLLAIALPSGLLWLLYWGTLEPSWDHSWGTCTIASEGSTGRSLPTPSSQDLEPD; encoded by the exons ATGGGCCCCAGAGCAG GTGCCCTGGTGAGCCCAGGCCTTGCCCTCCTGGTGTCACTCACTGCCCACTGCTCTCCTCCCAACACCAAGGGTGCCTCCCAGGGAGGGCTGGATGCCAGCAGGGCCAACCTGTGGGCCAG tgcCAACACCTCCCTCCTGCAAGGCTTCTGGTGCCAGCCGGCCAGCCAGCTGTCCCGGGACCAGCTTGCAGCTTTGATCAGGAGGATGGCATTGCAGCAGGTCCCCCTCAGAGCCTGGCAG ctCAGCTGCCTGGCCAACCTGGCCGCCCGGCAAGGCCTCCAGCGTGACTTTGAGCTCCACCCGCCGGACCTGCTGCTCTTCTATGA CCTGACACAGGTGAGAGAAGCCAACTGCCGGGCCTTCATCCACCGTGCTGCCCAGGGAGACACAGAACTGCTGGCCAACCTGCCTGACCAGAGGGCCGCCCTGCAGCACAGGGCCCTGGCCTGCCTG GGAGGGCCCCGTCCACGGCTCAGTGCCTCTGACCTGCTGCTCCTCGGGGTCCTGGTGTGTGACATGGACGCATCAAGCATCATGGCCGCAGACCCCTGTGTGCTGCAGAACCTGCTGCGCTGCCCTCGGCTGACAGCCACCCAGCAGTTTGCCCTCAACAGGCTGCTGGCCAGTGGCAGGACCAAGCTCGG GCCCCCTGGCTCCTGGAACCTGGAGGGGCTGCAGGCTCTGGGACCTCTGGCCACCTATATCAGCCCTGGCCTGTGGATGCAGGTGCAGGAG GCCGTGGGCCTGGACTTCTTCGGCAGCATGGTGGCCATGTGCCGGGAGGGGCAGCTCAGCCAGCGTGATGCCAGGCGCTTTGTCACCTGCTTCCTTGAGGCCAAGGCCAAGTTGGTTTCCTCACGGTTCAAGAGGGACACAGGTCA AACCTGCATCCGCGGCGACATCACTGCAGCCACGCTGCAGGACAACCTCTTCCTGGTGCGCTACGACTGCTCACAGCTCGAGTCCTGCCTGGGCAACCGCATGCTCAGGGCCAACCTGGACCCCCTGCTGCAGCACCCGCTGCCTGCCGAGTGCCAGCAAGTTGTCAAGACCAAGTTGGCTCAG GTCTACCCGGGCGGCATCCCTGAGGAGCAGCTGCGGCTCATCCCCTCGCTGGTCTACCTCTACTCCTGTGGGGAGATCGGCCGGTGGCACATCACATCCAGGGACACAGTTGTGGCCCTGCTGGCCCCAGATGGGGCCCTGGAGAACCAGACGGAG GCCATCCTGCAGAAGTTCCTGGACCACAACGGCACTGTCACTGGCGCCCTGCTTGTGGCCATCGGGGGCTCCCGCCTCTGCTGGATGAGCCCCCGGCAGATCCAGGCCATCCAGCCCTCAGAGTTCCG gCTGGCCGGCACCCTGGATatctcctcctgccctcagagCCAGAAGAACGTGCTCTACGCCAAGGCCCGAGAGGCCTTCAGCAGTGCCAGGACAGTGGCTGCCTACTACCGCCTCATGCGCCCTTACCTCG GCGGTGCCCCGGTGGAGGAGCTGCGGCACCTGGCCCAGGCTAACGTCTCCATGGACATTGACACCTTTACCAACCTGAACCCCCGTGTGCTTCAG AGCCTGAGTGTGGGCAATGTGACCACACTGCTAGGCCAGAATGTAGGGGACCTGCAGAAGGCTCGCAGCCACCCGACCATCAGCTCCTGGCTCCGCAGCCTCAACCAGTCAGCCCtgggtgagctgggcctggacaCGGACCCTACTGGCCCCACTGGCCCAGCCCACTCAACCACTGGGACCCCCAGCACCACACCCTGGATGCCCCAGCTAGCCCCCACCTCAGACCAGCCTGGGAGTGATGCCCCCAGCTCAG GCAGCCCTCCAGCCCACCTTGGGTACCTGCTACTTGCCATAGCCCTGCCCTCAGgcctcctgtggctgctgtatTGGGGCACCCTGGAGCCTAGCTGGGACCACTCATGGGGCACCTGCACCATAGCTTCTGAAGGCAGCACT GGCCGGTCCCTGCCCACACCCAGCTCCCAGGACCTGGAGCCAGACTGA